DNA sequence from the Caretta caretta isolate rCarCar2 chromosome 23, rCarCar1.hap1, whole genome shotgun sequence genome:
agggcgaggggcttcgtccctgggaccctcacccagctcacccagcccctcaacatctgaggctgcaccacccggggcctgacaacagttctctctgtcccatggtctcgccaccccaggaatgtctccccattgaccatcaccttccgctcccactggaggtccgaggggcctggccccaggagacatataggttggggtcaggagtgggagcctgtccacctccccacccatctggctgacggagtctatggccttgggacccagtaagggagctagacaccggggcttttccgcagggtccccctggttcaaatctccagcctgctcaaaggcagtggggtggcatccacatcccccccctccttaaccaggggcagcaatttagtctcaaggttccctgcggaactggccccccggggtctatccccactcaccccggggaggtcccctaggcctctccgccccaccaccgccagttcatgctgctgctgcttctgcagctctttctcgggctctcgctgtctctcacagtcctcttgctctctcggactcagctccaatcccgtccgtctccgatcccccgatggggaacccgatcatgaagacccccgtctggtcggggacaggagtcttggggatgcctggctcccactccagctgctcccagatcctgctatagccccatttggggtcaggaatctgctccttagagcggtcatcctcctgcagctgcacgattaactgctttggtgaactttccaatgctcaaccctctctttctgcacagggttacaatgtccttcttaaggagacggtgacaggccatcactccgctcttcccaagctgttgtggactcacaggcctgtgtgctctcagctctcCACGgtctccagggagaacccctagtgtgccagcccttctcgaggtcaccacctctttgccaggctcgagctgcagactcctcctcccctgggactgctcgctgcaatccccaggggaaccctgttactgcacagtccttctcgctggtcacacactcccaggggttaaccactccctgaaaccgctcctctctgagccttcagcactcctggtcctcgtcaatcccccttcattttactgttcaccagtcacttactacaggaagCGCCATCcgcggggtgcagtacatcccacccctgacaccagttgtcacggagtccctgggcgatgctctggatctgctccctacgaagccagtcaggactctggggcagtcgccttcctgtgagcagcctgtctgcaggacacacagctcccctggctccaccttcctgggtctgacctcggagcattcagcctcctctgcccctccgtgcgcttcccacagcgaatccgcccaggcggggctcctggggaagccagagggtcctgccccccaactccgcagtaagacgtgactctcagccagccagtaaaacagaggtttattagatgacaggaacatggtctaacacagagcttgcaggtgcagagaacaggacccctcagctgggtccattttggggagcagtgagccagacaaccccatctgcacttcactccacatccccagccagccccaaactgcctccccctccagcccctcctcctctggactttgtccctttcccaggccaggaggccagctgattcctttcttctccaaccctttagctctcaccttgcaggcgggaagggcccaggccatcaattgccaggaaacagggtgtccggccattctctgtgtccagacccctgcacacacctgccttctagggctctgcaacgatcatacacccttactccaccacctaaagatacttaagaactgcataggggaaactgaggcacccccagaatattcagaggaaacattaacaacagtcccgcttcgtcacagatCCTTTCAGATCTTTGAGTAATCCTGCTGATTGGCTGGTAGGTTGAGAACCTTGAGCAATCCTGTTCTCCGATTGGTTCTTGACCTCAAAGCACTAAAAAACTGGAGACTCTGATTGGCTGTTGACCTACCCTGTGTTGTAATTGTCTCTTGACCTCCGAGTGtcaaaaaaatcacagattctGATTAGCTGTTGGCTTCAGAGGGCTGGAAGTCCTTGGATTCTGATTGGCCACTGGCCCTCAGACAGCCAAGAAACCCTGGATTCTGATTGGTCCCAGAACGCTGCCACTTGCCCATTCGCCAATAGGCCAGGCTTGGGGATCCCTCCTGCCACCCAGCTTGACTCATCTcttctgcccccctcccgcccccaggtgTGGTCCGTGCCTCCAGCATCTTCCCCATCCTCAGcgccatcctgctgctgctgggggggttCTGCGTGGCCGCCAGCCGGGTCTACAAGTCCAAGCGCAACATCATCCTGGGCGCTGGGATCTTATTCGTTGCTGCTGGTGAGTGGGTGGGGCCTGCCGGGGGCGGGGCTTAGGGGGCGGGGCTTTTCCAATCAGGGCTTGCTTCCCACCCACCCTCTCTGGCTCAGTTCATGGGGCATcttgggctgggagggggaaccACTGGGAACCTGGaatacgccccccccccccccccccgcaaatggCCCCAAGTCAGGGGACTTGCCCAGGGCCATAGGAGTGGGAGGAGCCCatgggcacagctgggggggggggggtggagaatcAGTGCAGAGGGGGCCCAGCTTTAGGGGAGTTTTCGCCTCCCCCCACCTTGTCTAGGATAAGTCAGTCTCCTCCAGCCATTGGGGGGTGCTGAACCTGGTCTGAGACTCCCCGGGAActgggaagaaaggaagaaagaaatccAGACCCAATTTGTGGGGGGGTGGCGGAGGCTGGGCGTCTGGGCTGTGGGTCCGGGGAAGGCTTCCCTTGCCCCACACACGGGGACGATCCGGCTTTggtggtgtggggtgggggggcgagggggctAGCTGGTCCCTGCgggggtttctgagtgggggaaGGGCTCCGTGGTTACTTCCCTAATAgctctctgtgccccccccctccccctcctgccccccccttcctgccctggctactcacctgccccctctgccctctccccacctttctccccctcctctctcccttcccccgttCCCCGCAATCTGTCCCAATCCCCTCAAAATctgccccgtccccacccctccaccatcCATGGCCCCAATTCccacccggcccctcccccgaatccaccccgtccccacccctcctccatccACCGCCCCATCTCCTCCGCCCCTCCCCTGAATCcaccccgtccccacccctcctccatccACCGCCCCAtctcctccgcccctcccccgaatccaccccgtccccacccctcctccatccacccccccatctcctccgcccctcccccgaatccaccccgtccccacccctcctccatccACCGCCCCATCTCCTCCGCCCTTCCCCCGAATCcaccccgtccccacccctcctccatccACCGCCCCAtctcctccgcccctcccccgaatccaccccgtccccacccctcctccatccACCGCCCCAtctcctccgcccctcccccgaatccaccccgtccccacccctcctccatccACCGCCCCAtctcctccgcccctcccccgaatccaccccgtccccacccctcctccatccaccgccccatctcctctgcccttcccccgaatccaccccgtccccacctctcCTCCATCCATGggccccatctctccccccaATGCCCCTCCCCAGGCCTCAGCAACATCATCGGGGTGATTGTGTACATCTCGGCCAACGCCGGGGACCCGGGCACCAAGCGGGACGACGAGAAGAAAAGCCACTACTCCTACGGCTGGTCCTTCTACTTCGGGGGCCTGTCCTTCATCCTGGCTGAGATGATCGGGGTGCTGGCCGTCAACATCTACATCGAGAAGAACCGGGAGGCCCACTGCAAGAGCCGCACCGAGCTGCTGAAGAACCCCTCGTCCTCCTCCAGCGCCATCCTGCGCCTGCCCAGCTACCGCTTCCGCTACCGGCGCCGCTCCCGCTCCAGCTCCCACTCCACCGAGCCCTCGCAGTCGCGGGACGCCTCGCCCGTGGGCCTCAAGGGCTTCCCCTCCACCGACATCTCCATGTACACCCTCTCGCGGGACCCCTCCAAGGCCAACGTCAGCAGCCTCTACGGGGCCGAGCGGGAGGGGGCCGGCGGGgccttcctgcagctccacaaCACCTTCCCCAAGGACCCCGGCGTGACGGTGACGGTGACAGGGCCCGGCACGGCCGGTGCCACCGGCACCCTGGGCAAGGACGCCTCCTCCAACACCAACACGCTCAACCGGAAGACCACGCCCGTGTAGGGGCAGGCGgcggggggctggcggcaggggCCGGGGTCGGGGGGAGCCGCGGCGCAGGGCGGGACGGGAGGGCGTGAGGCTAATGAAGGGG
Encoded proteins:
- the CACNG8 gene encoding voltage-dependent calcium channel gamma-8 subunit, whose translation is MTIAIGTDYWLYARAFICNTTNISSEEMPHKDKKDPGGLTHSGLWRICCLEGLKRGVCVKINHFPEDTDYDHDSAEYLLRVVRASSIFPILSAILLLLGGFCVAASRVYKSKRNIILGAGILFVAAGLSNIIGVIVYISANAGDPGTKRDDEKKSHYSYGWSFYFGGLSFILAEMIGVLAVNIYIEKNREAHCKSRTELLKNPSSSSSAILRLPSYRFRYRRRSRSSSHSTEPSQSRDASPVGLKGFPSTDISMYTLSRDPSKANVSSLYGAEREGAGGAFLQLHNTFPKDPGVTVTVTGPGTAGATGTLGKDASSNTNTLNRKTTPV